Proteins found in one Streptococcus mitis genomic segment:
- a CDS encoding GHKL domain-containing protein, translated as MTNRNSSFYVRFDTTISLLIFILFFSWLFYIRHLEQVYRDEQTIQRQEDENRSLQGMVDKLGHLYDEVRGFRHDFAGIVASMEPAIANQDMTEVSTIYRDVFLKTNEKLRKADYTAFNLHNIHDIAIRNTLAKAMIVADNQGIHFSLETVGVVEELALPMLEAIRILSILTTNALEAASEAENPQIRVALLAGDRSVRFIIENTRKKEELNPSILSQKGYSTKGNHSGLGLATLEDMVFHYDLNLDTQLGETTFRQDLELPFKDEKRGGEE; from the coding sequence ATGACCAATAGAAATAGTTCTTTTTACGTTCGCTTTGACACGACCATTTCTCTCCTGATTTTCATTCTCTTTTTCTCCTGGCTCTTTTATATCAGACACTTAGAGCAGGTTTATCGTGATGAGCAGACCATTCAGAGACAGGAAGATGAGAATCGTTCCTTGCAAGGGATGGTGGACAAGCTGGGTCATCTCTATGATGAGGTTCGAGGTTTCCGTCATGATTTTGCGGGGATTGTCGCCAGCATGGAGCCTGCTATAGCGAATCAAGACATGACTGAAGTTTCTACCATCTATCGAGATGTCTTTCTAAAGACCAATGAAAAGCTGAGGAAGGCGGATTACACGGCCTTTAATCTTCATAATATCCATGATATAGCCATTCGTAATACCTTGGCAAAAGCCATGATTGTGGCAGATAATCAGGGAATTCATTTTAGTTTGGAGACGGTGGGGGTCGTCGAAGAGCTGGCTTTGCCTATGTTAGAGGCTATCCGTATTCTCTCTATCCTCACGACAAATGCCTTAGAGGCAGCCAGTGAGGCTGAAAATCCGCAGATTCGGGTTGCTTTGTTGGCAGGTGATAGGAGCGTCCGTTTTATCATTGAAAACACTCGTAAGAAAGAAGAACTGAATCCCAGCATTCTCAGTCAAAAGGGTTACTCTACCAAGGGCAACCACAGTGGACTGGGCTTAGCAACCTTGGAGGATATGGTTTTTCATTATGATTTAAACTTAGATACCCAGCTAGGAGAGACGACTTTTAGACAAGATTTAGAATTGCCATTTAAGGATGAGAAACGAGGGGGAGAGGAATGA
- a CDS encoding class IIb bacteriocin, lactobin A/cerein 7B family — protein MNLEQFYQLSDDELVGTKGGFGLAEAVGIAGVLNAAVQIFNAGYKFGSDFARRGR, from the coding sequence ATGAACTTAGAACAATTTTATCAATTATCTGACGATGAATTAGTGGGAACAAAAGGTGGTTTTGGTCTTGCGGAAGCAGTTGGGATTGCAGGAGTACTGAATGCTGCTGTACAAATTTTTAATGCTGGTTACAAATTTGGTTCAGATTTTGCTCGCCGTGGGCGTTAG
- a CDS encoding response regulator transcription factor, producing the protein MRILVLEDDRVQQGRIEQTLLDIGRSRNLRLEIDIAKNYGDVEKYSQYFDHYQLYLLDLEIDGERERGFQVAQQVRERDPFTSIVFVSTHSEALPLAFRYHLSALDFISKDQPEEDYRHQLERCLDYVLAVDKRENMRLFTYSFEGRRGFTLPYHEILAFETSVESHRIKVYYANHSIKTIYGSLKDIAAKAEKDYFVYANRNTLVSLQAIEEMTATEVTLLEGLHFPVSRTARRTLKKHLNV; encoded by the coding sequence ATGAGAATTTTAGTTTTGGAAGACGATAGGGTCCAGCAAGGACGGATAGAGCAGACTTTGCTAGATATCGGTCGCTCTCGCAATTTAAGATTGGAAATTGATATTGCCAAAAACTATGGGGACGTTGAAAAGTATTCACAGTATTTTGACCATTATCAGCTCTACTTATTGGATTTAGAGATTGATGGAGAGCGTGAACGGGGCTTTCAGGTTGCTCAACAGGTTCGGGAGCGAGATCCCTTTACAAGTATTGTCTTTGTGTCCACACACTCGGAGGCCTTGCCTCTAGCTTTTCGCTATCACTTGTCTGCCTTGGATTTTATTTCCAAGGATCAGCCAGAGGAAGATTACCGTCATCAGTTGGAGCGCTGTCTAGACTATGTACTGGCAGTGGATAAGAGGGAAAATATGCGTCTCTTTACCTATAGTTTTGAGGGAAGACGGGGCTTTACTCTGCCCTACCATGAGATTTTAGCCTTTGAAACCTCAGTGGAATCCCATCGTATCAAGGTTTATTATGCCAATCATTCTATCAAGACCATTTACGGCAGTCTCAAGGATATCGCTGCCAAGGCTGAAAAAGATTACTTTGTCTATGCCAATCGCAATACTTTAGTCAGTTTACAGGCGATTGAAGAGATGACTGCCACAGAAGTGACCTTGTTAGAAGGCTTACACTTCCCTGTATCACGAACAGCCAGAAGAACCCTTAAAAAACATCTCAATGTCTAA
- a CDS encoding class IIb bacteriocin, lactobin A/cerein 7B family, with amino-acid sequence MTNFDKMEQNFVALTEEELMDVDGGALPLVVAGVSIWKIGAAVAGGAALFAGGAALGYYANRP; translated from the coding sequence ATGACAAATTTTGACAAAATGGAACAGAACTTTGTAGCTCTTACAGAAGAAGAGTTGATGGATGTGGATGGGGGAGCATTGCCTCTTGTAGTCGCTGGAGTCTCTATTTGGAAGATAGGTGCAGCAGTAGCAGGTGGAGCAGCACTTTTTGCTGGAGGAGCAGCTTTGGGGTATTATGCGAATAGACCATAA
- a CDS encoding smi_0059.1 family bacteriocin-like peptide yields the protein MKEHQYEFVELTSEELTDIQGGENWTKTLADWYIGFRRGLGF from the coding sequence ATGAAAGAACATCAATATGAATTTGTTGAGTTAACTTCGGAAGAATTGACCGATATTCAAGGTGGAGAAAATTGGACGAAGACCCTTGCAGATTGGTACATTGGATTTCGTAGAGGTTTAGGTTTTTAG
- a CDS encoding bacteriocin immunity protein has protein sequence MNSRNLNLNTLLPKLATICPLLGITLNVALHVIRTGSLVSFNWQWTLVGLLFAGYFGIFRKDLSKNNQNYK, from the coding sequence ATGAACAGTCGCAACCTTAATCTTAATACATTGTTACCTAAACTAGCCACGATATGTCCTTTGTTGGGAATAACTCTTAATGTCGCGCTTCATGTGATTCGTACAGGTTCGTTAGTATCCTTTAATTGGCAATGGACTTTAGTTGGTTTGCTTTTCGCAGGATATTTTGGTATTTTTCGCAAAGATTTGTCAAAAAATAATCAAAACTATAAATGA
- a CDS encoding N-acetylmuramoyl-L-alanine amidase family protein translates to MKKSKLLTLGLLAGAGLLLSINQAQAADTWVKNGADWNLSQDGSLAKSKWVQNAGSWYHFDSAGKMQTGWLKDGNTWYSLADSGAMRTGWYKEGNTWYSLADSGAMRTGWYKEGSTWYYLKGSGSMATGWATANGQWSYFEKSGAMVADRAVPASDGESYIIGKDGYMLTLKNSPYKDDDIVRLGDGYEYLITSKFDGHNYTDVIVAKNTWYIKPEFKKFSDKYGDEVANTTLALVDNKEEGQEIDPKAVIRNFQNLPGRYYFGADGRRVLPLPEMTTRSEIKKVGNDLYLEDPGVRLRLDNFTINNNKLYYLDNGQGKLKTGYFVLIDDGMATTHHHLLVYADQSGEVLKMKRLPSRFSDYFDKEIDGFYGQKIKITQPNKYEYYKVLVVK, encoded by the coding sequence ATGAAAAAATCTAAACTACTCACTCTTGGTCTGCTTGCAGGTGCTGGTCTTCTTTTGTCAATTAATCAAGCACAGGCTGCAGATACTTGGGTTAAAAATGGCGCTGACTGGAATCTTTCTCAAGATGGAAGCTTAGCTAAAAGTAAATGGGTGCAAAATGCTGGCTCTTGGTATCACTTCGATAGCGCTGGTAAAATGCAGACAGGCTGGCTTAAAGACGGCAATACCTGGTATTCCCTAGCAGATAGTGGTGCTATGCGCACTGGCTGGTACAAGGAAGGTAACACCTGGTACTCACTCGCAGATAGTGGCGCCATGCGTACAGGTTGGTACAAAGAAGGGTCTACTTGGTACTACCTAAAAGGCAGTGGCTCTATGGCAACAGGATGGGCAACTGCCAATGGTCAATGGTCTTACTTTGAAAAATCAGGTGCTATGGTCGCAGACAGAGCTGTTCCAGCCAGCGATGGAGAAAGTTATATCATTGGTAAGGATGGCTATATGTTGACTTTAAAAAATAGCCCTTATAAAGATGATGATATTGTCCGTTTAGGTGATGGATATGAGTATCTGATTACATCAAAATTTGACGGACATAACTATACTGATGTTATCGTGGCTAAAAATACTTGGTATATCAAACCTGAGTTCAAGAAGTTTTCCGACAAATATGGGGATGAGGTTGCAAATACTACCTTAGCTTTAGTGGATAATAAAGAAGAAGGACAAGAAATTGATCCTAAAGCTGTTATTCGTAATTTCCAAAATCTACCAGGTCGATATTACTTTGGAGCAGATGGTCGTAGAGTATTACCACTTCCAGAGATGACAACTAGATCAGAAATCAAAAAAGTTGGCAATGATCTTTATCTAGAAGACCCAGGTGTACGACTTCGATTGGATAACTTCACAATCAATAACAATAAACTATACTATTTAGATAATGGACAAGGTAAGCTCAAAACAGGTTACTTTGTACTGATTGATGATGGTATGGCTACAACCCACCATCACTTACTTGTATATGCAGACCAATCTGGTGAGGTTCTTAAGATGAAACGCTTGCCATCAAGATTTTCAGATTATTTTGACAAAGAAATCGATGGTTTCTATGGTCAAAAAATTAAGATTACACAGCCAAATAAGTATGAATATTACAAGGTTCTTGTGGTAAAATAA